The uncultured Desulfatiglans sp. DNA window GATCCTTCGAGCGCCGCCCGTAACGCAGGGCGTCGGAAGGTTCAACGCTCCCGCAGTAAAGCTTCGATATACCGATCATCTCTCGTCACTATCCTCCTCGGAACCCGCTGCGCGATCGCGGACGGCGTTTCCGGGGCTCTCCGTCTCCTCCGGCGATCCCGCTTGGACCGATGAGCACGAACGGCTGTAGGTCTTCTTGATCAGGTCGTTGATAAAGCCCTCCATATCCGTCACGGCCTCGCGTGTCAGCGTGAACCGCGCCATGTCCGAGCGGTCCCGAACGAGCTTCAGACCGTATTCCAGCCGCTTGGCGAGCTGGAAGGCCAGCGGGCCGACCTCCTGACCGGAGGCGATGGCCTGAAGGATGATCTCGTCCACCGCACCCTCGTCCAGTTCGAGGCCGACCTCGAGCTTTTCGTGCCAGTGCGCCTCCTCGTCCCGGATCTCGCTGACCATCTCCACGAACGCCTCGACGGCGTTGTTTATATCAGAGAGCGTCTCGAAATACAACGCCGCGATGACCCCCGTCCGCTCTTCGGAGATGCCGAGCCCGGTCCGGACGCTCAGTTCATCGGCCCGCCCCATGATATAGTTCTTGATTTCCAGGAGTTCCTTCTCTCGTGCAAGGTCATACCGCTCCCGTACGGCCTCCTCGTGCGGGGCCGCCAGAAGCTTCAGGAGTTCGGCCTCGGGGTCCGTCACCACTTCGGGTGTGACCAGGAAGCGCTTCAGCCCGGTCGAAGGCAGCCGCTTCTCGAACGGGATCAGGACCTTCTCGATCACGCTGACCAGGCCGCGCGCGCCGGTTTTCTGCGCGGCGGCCATCTCGGCGATCTTCTCGAGCGCCCCGGCCTCGAAGGCGATGTCGATCCCGTAGGATCGGAAGTCCAGCCGCTTGCTGATGATGATGGGATTGTTGGGGTTGTTGAGGATTTCGACCAGATCGGGCTTCGTCAACTCATCGAAGACGACGATGACCGGCAGACGCCCTACGAATTCGGATTCGAAGCCGAATTCGATCAGGTCCTGGGCCGTCACCTCCTTGAGAATCTCCCATGGCACATCGGTCGGAGAGACCTTGGCCTCGAACCCCAGCCCCTGTTTCTGGAGGCGCTTCTTGATGATCTGAGCGAGATCGCCGAAGGCACCGCTCATGATGAAGAGGATGTTCCGGGTGTTGACGACCTGCTTCTCCTTCTTCCCGGTCTTGCGATACTGCTCGATCGCCTGGATCTGGCTGATGGGGTCGTGCGGGACCTTCAGATCGACGTCGGTCTCCTCCATGGGTTTGAGGAGCGCGCGCTGGACCCCGGTCCGCGATACGTCGTGCCCGATGATGTTCCGTGATGAGGCGATCTTGTCGATCTCATCGACGTAGATGATCCCGTTTTCCGCGAGGGCGATGTCCTCCCCGGCTTCGTAGACGAGATCCCGCACCAGGTCCTCCACGTCGCCGCCGACATACCCCGTTTCGCTGAATTTGGTAGCATCGCCCTTGACGAACGGGACTCCGAGCCTTTCGGCGATCAGCTTGACGATGTACGTCTTGCCGACGCCCGTCGGCCCGATCATGAGCACGTTGTTCTTGATCATCCCGACGCGGGAGGATTTCTTCCCCCCCTTGTGCAGAGCGGTGTGCTTGATGCGGTTGAAATGGGTGCAGATCTTGGTGGCCAGCACGGACTTGGCCTGCGACTGTTTGACGACGTAGCTGTCGAGGTATTCCTCGAGATCCTCCGGAAGCATGTTGAACTGCCCTTCACGATCCGGCCCGAAGCCGACCGGCGTCTGATCGTTGCGGTCCTCGCCGGGCCGCGGAAAAACCATGGGGGACACGATCTTGATTCTGCTCCCGTATTTTTTGGAAAGGTACTCGCTCAACTCCTTTTCGAGTTCCTTCTGATTCGGCACCTTTCCAGTGTCTTTCTCCGCCTGTCCCAATGTATCGTCCATTTTCATAAGCTTTTCCTGTAGGTTCGGACCCCGATGCACAGGAGTCCTTATTCATGCCATTTTTTCCCTAAAATAATTTATTCATAATATATCCATTACCCGGGCCATTTCAAGCGCCGCCTTCAGAAAGGAATCGGTTGACGGGCCGGGCCGTTTTCATTAATGTCACCGGTAAGCGCAACCGGCGCCCTTCGAACGAAAGCAAGCCGGATACCGGCGCATTGTTCGCTCGATGAATCGCTTCCAACCTCTCCTGTTCAGGAAGATCCCATGGTCAGCAGACTCGAAATCAGACTCAAACCGGAATTGACCGACGCCGAGGGGGAAAAGATCCGCCGAAAGGCCCGTGCCTACTTCGGATACGACGTCGCGGATGTCCGGACCATCCGCGTCCTCACCTGCACTGCAGACCTCTCCAGGGATGCGCTCGAGCGGATACGGACGGAGATCTTCACCAACCCGGTGACGGAGGAATCTGCTTTTGAACCGATCGCGCGCGGCTTCGACTGGCTGATCTGGGTCGGGTTCCGCCCCGGGGTCCGCGACACCGCCGGCAGCACCGCCGTCGAGGCGATCGAGGACCTCCTCGGCCTCCGGTTCGGCGAGGGGGAGGCGGTCTACACCTCGACCCTTTACGAACTCCGCGGAAGCCTTCGGGCCGGGGAGGTCGACCACATCGCCGAGGGGCTCCTCGCCAACGGCATCATCCAGCAGTGGCGGGTCTATTCGAAGACGGAGTGGGACCCGTCCGAGGGCATCGGGTTCCCGGTCCCGCGGGTCCTGCTGGACCACGAACCGCAGGTGGACGTGATTCCGCTCGACAGCGACGAGACCCTGCAGCGGATCTCTGACGCCCGCAATCTCGCCCTCAACGCCAAGGACATCCCGGTCATCCGGCGGTATTTCCTGCGGGAGGACGTGCGGGCCGAGCGCGCCGCGGTGGGGCTCGACCTGCCGACCGACGTGGAGCTCGAGTTCATCTCCCAGGCCCGCAGCGACCATTGCAACCACAACACCTTCCGCGGACGGTTCCACTATAAGGATCTCGCGGCAGGAACGACCGAGGTCGTCGACAACCTCTTCAAGACGTGCATCGAGGCCCCCACGCTCGAAATCCAGGAGCGGAAGGACTGGGTCGTGTCCGTCCTCTGGGACAACGCCGGGGTCGGCCGCTTCGACGCCGATCACAACTACGTCATCACGGGGGAGACCCACAACAGCCCGTCCAACATGGAGGCCTACGGCGGATCGTTGACCGGGATCGTGGGGATTTACCGCGACCCCCTCGGCACGGGCAAAGGCGCCAGACTGATCCTCGGGATGTATGGATTCTGTGTCGGTCCGCGCGACTACGCGGGCGAACTCAGGCCGCACCTGCACCCGAGGCGCCTCCTGGACGGCGTCATCGAGGGGGTGCGCGACGGCGGGAACAAGAGCGGCATCCCCACGCCATACGGCATCCTGCTCTTCGACGAGAGCTACCTCGGGAAGTGCCTCGTCTTCGTGACGGCGCTCGGCATCATGCCCGCCAGGGTGGCCGGTGAGCCGTCCCACCTGAAGACGACCGAACCGGGCGATCTGATCGTCATGTCCGGCGGCAGGGTGGGAAAAGACGGCATACACGGTGTTACTGCATCATCAGAGGTCTATAGTGAGCACACCCCTGCAGGGCATGTGCAGATAGGCGATCCTTATACACAAAAAAAGATGCACGACTTTCTGCTGGAGGCAAGGGATGAGGGCCTTATCACCTTTATCACTGATAACGGCGGAGGGGGGCTGTCCTCGTCGATCGGGGAATCCGCCCGATTCAGCAACGGGTGCCGGGTGGATCTCGACAAGGTCCCCCTGAAATACGCGGGCCTCGATCAGTGGGAGATCTGGGTGTCCGAATCGCAGGAGCGGATGACCATCGCCGTCAAACCGGAGCGCATCGACCGCTTCATGGAGCTGTCGGCCACCCACGCCGTCGAGAGCACCGTGATCGGGGAATACAACGATTCCGGCTACCTGCGGCTCGATTATCACTCCCGCCCCTGCGCCTACATCCGGCTGGACCTGCTGCAGGAGGACTTTCCCCAGTGGGAGTTCGAGGCCGAGTGGACGCCGCCCGAGCAACGGGGTCTTTTCGAGCCCGTCATCACCGAACCGCGGCGGCATGGGGCGCTGTTGAGAGGCCTTCTGGCGCGGCCTAATCTCTGCGCCCGCAACTGGATCCCCAGGCAGTACGACCACGAGGTCCAGGGCGGGAGCGTCATCAAACCCCTGCTCGGCGTAAACAGCGACATCCCGGCGGACGCGGCCGTCGTCCGGCCGATCCTGGACAGCCCGAAGGGGCTGGCGGTCGCGCAAGCCCTTCATCCGACCTATGCGCCCATCGACACCTACCCGATGGCGGCCGCCACCATCGACGAGGCGGTCCGGAAGCTCATCGCGGTCGGGGCCGACCCGGAGCAGATCAGCGGTGTCGACAACTTCTGCTGGCCGACGGTCCAATATCATCCCGTGGACAACCCGGACGGGAAATACAAGGCGGCGCAGCTCGTGCGCGCCAACCAGGCCCTCCGCGACATCTGCCTCGCCTACGGGATCCCGCTCCTCTCCGGCAAGGACAGCATGTACATCGACGGAAAGCTGGAGGGTCCTTACGGGGAGCGGCGCAAGGTCTCCGGCCTCCCCACTCTGCTCTTCACCGCCTGCAGCGTGGTGGAGGATGCGGCTGCCTGCGTGACGATGGACTTCAAGACTGCGGGCGATTTGATTTACATAATCGGGCGGACCGCCGACGAACTCGGCGGAGGAGAATTCTATCAGATGATGGGGACCACAGGCCTGCACGTCCCCCGCCTCGATGCAGCCGGATCCCTGGAGGCTTATCAAAGGCTCCACCAGGCGATCCGGGAAGGGCTCGCGGCCTCCTGCCGCGCAGTCTCGCGAGGCGGGCTGGGGGTGCATCTGGCCCTGTGCGCCATGGCGGGAGACCTGGGGCTCTCGCTCGACCTCGCGAAGGTCCCCGCCGCCGGTGAACTTGCACCGGCCCAGCTTCTCTACTCGGAATCGTGCGGCCGCATGATCGTCACGGTGGCGCCCCGGAACCGGGAGCGTTTCGAGCGCTGCCTCGGCCCCGGGGTCCCGTGGTCGCCGGCGGGTCAGGTCCAGGAAGACCGCCGGATGACCGTAACGTGGAGGGGTGAGGCGATCGGCCTCGACGAACCGCTCGAGGCCCTTTACGAAAGCTGGCACAGCCCGTTCAAGGATTTGCGATGAATACGGTAAAAGCGCTGGTTCTGACCGGCTACGGATTGAACTGTGACTACGAGACCCACTACTCCCTCCAGAGGGCCGGTGCCGAGCCCCACCGCGTGCACATGAACCGGCTGATCGGGAGCGCCCCTTCCGGAGCGAAAGTGCGGCTGGAGGACTATCACATCCTGGTCCTCGGCGGAGGATTCAGCTGGGCGGACGATCACGGGGCCGGCGTCCTGATGGCCGCCAAGCTGCGCAACCACCTCGGCGAGGAGATCCTGCGGTTCATCGCGGACGGGCGGCTCGTGATCGGGATCTGCAACGGCTTTCAAGCGCTCGTCAACCTCGGTCTCCTCCCCGCATTCGATGCGAATTACCATGAGCGCAGGGTCGCCCTCATCTCCAATGACAGGGGCAACTTCATCGACACCTGGGTCAGGCTCCGGGTCGACCCGGACTCCCCCTGCGTCTTCACCCGGGGAATCGACGCCATCGAAATGCCGGTGCGCCACGGCGAAGGCAAGTTCTACGCGATTGGGGAGGATCTCGAAAGGCTCAGGGAAAACCACCAGATCGTCCTGCATTACAGCGGCCCGGACGGCCGGCCGGCCGATGGCCGATGGCCCCTCAACCCGAACGGCTCCCTGATGGACATCGCCGGCATCTGCGATCCCACCGGCCGGGTCTTCGGGCTCATGCCGCACCCCGAGGCCTTCAACCACTGGACCAACCATCCCCGTTGGACCCGCTTGAAGGAGGAGCGCCTCAGGCGCGGAGAAACGGCCTGCCCGAACCCGGACGGCGACGGGATCCGCCTGTTTGCGAACGCCGTGGCCTATATCCACGAGGCCTTCGGTTGATGGATTTCTCCAGAGGGAATCGGCCTCCGCAACCCGCCGGGCTCGCTTTCCGCTTGACAAAGGCGAAAATTTGCGGCTAATTAGATGGTTCAATGTTTCACTGAACCTAAGGAGCGCTGTCATGGCATCGAATTCGAAAAGAACATCAAGCATCCGCAAAAAAAAGGACAAGCCCAACAAGAGAAACATGAAGGCCGATCAGAAAAGGCTTCAGGAAAACGCCAGGCGACTGAAGGAATTGGCTGCTGACCAAGGATGATCCCGTTTCGATCGCCGGCCTCTTTCGAACAGAAGATTCCCCCAGAAGCTCGTTCACCCCGGTATCGGACCGCAGTGCCGGCCCGGGCCTTCGGCGGGGGAACGGGCCTTTCGCGCGGCCGAGTAATTTTTTGGATGCTGCCTGAAGCAGGATCCCCTGCTTTGCCTCCCCCCTCAACCCGCCCATCCGGCGGGTTTTTTTCTTTACATCATATCCAGATTCATCTATACAGAGAATGAATGTTCATTCACCTCCAGCCGCCGGCCGGCTGGAGGCCTTTTGTTCCCGGATTTCCGCTCGAAGGTGCGAAGGGCCTGCAGCGTGCATCTCCTGGGGCCGGGGACGCGCCTTCGAGGTCTGAGGGGCCGCCCCCCGGAGAAGCGGGGTCCGGGGCCACCCACCCGATGACGAAAGGCCTGGCGGCTATGCCCGGGCAAACCACACCTTTACAACCAGAGGAGTTGTTTATGAAAGACGTTGTCATCGTTTCGGCATGTAGAACGGCTATAGGGGCCTTTGGTGGCACCCTGCGGGACATGAATGCAGCGCACATCGGGGCTGTCGCCATGCGGGAAGCCATCAAACGGGCGGATATCGACCCCGCTCAGATCGACGATGTCCGCTTCGGATGCTGCCTTGAACCGGCCGATGCCCTGAACGTCGCCCGTGTGTGCGCCCTGATGGCCGGGATCCCGGATCACGTCACGGCGGTGACCATCAATCGGGTCTGCATCTCGGCCATGGAATCCGTGATCTCCGGCATGGCCATGATCCAGGCGGGCATGGCCGACATCATCCTCGCCGGCGGGGTCGAGCACATGTCGGGGGTCGCCTACACGGTTCCAAGCGCCCGCTGGGGATGCCGGCTCCAGGACCAGGCCTTCGTGGACACCATGATCCACGCCCTCCACTGCGGCTCCCATCTGATCCCCGGCCCGGAATCCGGCCCCTTGAAGGAAGGCATGCCCCTCGAACTCTTCAAGGGCAAACCCTACATCATGGGCCACACGGCGGAGTTCATCGCGCAGATGCACAACATCTCCCGCGAGGAGATGGACGAGGTCGCCCTGCGAAGCCACAACAATACCGAGCGGGCCACCCTGGAGGGGGACTTCAGGGAGGAAATCGTTCCAATCGAGGTCCCGCAGAAAAAGAAGCCGCCGATCATCTTCGATAAGGACGAACACTTCAGGCCGGGCCTGACCATGGAGGCCCTCGCGAAGCTGCCCCCGGCATTCATCCCGAAGATCGGCAAGATCACAGCGGGGAACGCCTCCGGCATCAACGACGGCGCAAGCGCCATGATCATCATGAGCGCCGAAAAGGCGGAGGAACTCGGCAGGCAGCCGATCGCACGCATCCGGGCCACCGGCCGGGGCGCCTGCCACCCGTCGGTCATGGGACTGAGCCCCGTCCCGGCGGTGCGGAACCTGCTCGACCGGAACCCCGGCATCAAACTCGCCGATTTCGAACTGATCGAACTGAACGAGGCCTTCGCCGCCCAGTACATCGGGTGCGAGCGCGAACTCGGCCTCAACCGCGAGATCACCAACGTCAACGGCTCGGGGATCGGACTCGGGCACCCCGTCGGATGCACCGGCGCCCGCATCATGGTGTCCCTCCTCTATGCCATGAAAAAGCGCGGGAAGTCCTTCGGCCTCGCGACCCTGTGCGGCGGCGGCGGGGTCTCCATGGCCTGCGCGCTCGAAATGCTCTAGGGGCTTCGAGGGGGAGGCTCCTCAAGTGGCCTCCCCCTCGCTCTTACAGATTGCTGTCGACGGCGATGCCGCCCCATGGGAGGCATTCCGGAAAAAGATCCCGCGCCTCCAGCAGGCCGGCCGCATCGGAGCAGAGCGCTCCGCTTTCCTTGATCAGGGCGCCGTCGGCCCCGATCCATCGCAGGAAACAGCCGGCGGCGGCCCGTTCAATAAGCTGAACGGTCACATCCTCCTTCGTAGCCTCTGCCAGCAGGACCTCGTCGCTGCCCGGAACCGGCTTCATAGTCCTTCCTTTGCACACGGCGCACCCTCCCGGATTCGGGGCGCCCGCTCATCGCGCGGCCTGCGCCCCTTCCTTCTCGATCTGTTCGGTTATCGTGTTCCGAAGGGCTACTTTATTCACCTTGCCGACATTGGTCAAGGGAAGGGCGTCGACGAGTTCGAGCCGCTCGGGGAGTTTGAATTTCGCTATCCGGCGCTCATCGAGGAGAAAACGGTTCAGTTCCGCAAGGGTCAGCGCCTGCCCGGGCTTGGGGACGATGAACACGCACACGCGTTCGCCCAGGACCGGATCGGGCATGGCGACGCAGGCACAGATATCCACCGCGGGATGGGCCAGAATGTGGTTCTCGATCTCCTCGGCGCTGATCTTTTCCCCTCCGCGGTTGATGCAATCTTTCAACCTCCCCTCGACGACCACATTGCCGCTCGGATGGAGCCTCACCAGATCGCCCGACTTGTAATACCCGTCCGGGCTGAAGGCCCTGGCGTTGTATTCCGGCGCCCGGTAATAGCCGCGGATCGTATGGGGGCCGCGGCACCAGAGTTCTCCCATTTCCCCGGGATCGACCTCTTCACCTGTGGAGGGGTCCGCTATCTTGAAATCGTCGCCGGGGGATTGCGGCCGCCCCTGTGTCCCGAAGCGCACCTCGTCGGGGTCATTCAGCCTCGTCCAAAAAAGCGGCCCTTCCGCCATTCCGAGAACCTGCTGGACATCGCAGCCGAGCTCCGGGCGAACCCGGAGAGCCACCTCGGGGTTGAGCTTCGATCCCCCCGTCAGGATGATCTTCAGAGATTCCAGATGGTAACGGCTTCGATCCGGGTGGTTGAGGACCGCGATAATCATGGCCGGCACCGCGATCCAATGGGTTACATGATATTTTTCGATCATTTCGAGCGCCCCCTCCGGGGACGGGACGGCGCTCAAGACCTCGCAGCCGCCCGCTGAAGCGACCCCCATGAACCCGGGGCACGCGAGGGCAAAATTGTGCTGCTGGGGAATCGCAAGCAGAAGAACGGTGTGTTCATCGAGCCCGCAGACCCGGGCGTTGCACAGAAAGTTGTAGATGTAGTCGTTGTGCGTCCTCGGGATGAGCTTCGGGATCCCTGTCGTTCCCCCGGAGAGCTGCAGCACCGCAGGCAGGTCGGGATCGGCCCTCGGAAAGGACGGGTCCGTTATCCGCTCTTCGATCGGATCGGCGAACAAGGCGTCCAGGGAATGATATCCCGGGCGCGGCGTCCCACCGCTCAACAACACCATATCGAGGGATGGGGCTTCCTTCTGGATGTTTTCCGCCATCTGCTGCTTGTCCGCCTTGCGGAAAACGGCCGGGATCACCAGCGCCCTGGCCTCGGCCAGTTTTGCAAAAAAGCCGATCTCGGCCTCCTGATGCGGAGGGAGAGCCATGATCGGGATCCCTCCGGCCTTGAGGATCGCCAGATAGGTGATGAGCACCTCGGGTTGATTCGGGAGCTGCAGGATCACGCGGTCATACAGCTTGAGCCCGAGGGCCTTGAGGTGCAATGCGAGCCGTGTCGCCAGGCGGCCGCATTCCTGATAGGAGTAGACGCGCCCGCTCTGAGCCGCGATCAGGAGGGGATTGGATGCAAAGCGCTCGAAGCTTTCCTCCATGACTTCCGTGATCGTCTTGTCCAGCCAATATCCCTCCTGACGGTAACGATGGGCGAATTCCGGTGGCCAGGGAACAAAACCTTCCATTTTCTCCCTCCTTTGATGGGGTTCTTTCTCGTGAGCGATCTGAAATTTCCGCCGGGAACCACCCCGAAGGGGTGGGATTGGGCACGGGAAACGGGGTTCTATCCGGAAATCCTTTCCAGACGGAAACATTTCTATTCCGATCAGTTCGGTGAGCAAAAGCCGTGCCACAAAATTTATATTGCATATCAATAGCTTGAATACTTACGGGGGATTTTCTTGCAGAATATTTTCAGCCCTGGTTGAAAGAAAATTGCAATCCTGACCCCCATACGCCTTGCGGAGGAACCTTTTTCGAGATAAACTCATCGAAACAAAAAGAGGTACGAATCCCATAGCCTTCGAAACCAACCGCCAGGGGGTTCAATGGATGCAAGGCAGTTTTTCCACGAGCGCCACGAAGAGATCGTCTCTTCATGGTTCGATATGCTTCACGACGATCCGTCCACGCGATACCACACCGAGCCTCCCCAGGATCTCCGCAGATTGATGGACTATGCCGCCCTCGCCTTTCGGCGTGTGATGCTGGAAGACGATTGGACCGACCTGAAGGAGTTTATCACCCATATCGCCAAGAAACGATTCAGCGAAGGCTTCAAGGTTTCAGAAGTGCAGATGGCCTTCGAGTACTACCGCCAGACATTGATCCCTCTCTTGTTCAGATCGATCGACCCGCCGAAATTGGAACCGATGATGATGAAACTTCAGGAATGCATGATCTTCACCATCACGCATTTCTCTGAGTTCTTCCAAGGCATCCATGAAAACTTTTTGCGGAACCACACCGAGATTCTGGAAAGTCAGATCAAGACACGCACCCATGAACTGGCCGAATCCCGACAGAAATACAAGACGCTTGTAGAGGATATCAACGAGGGGTTCTTTGTTTTGACGGACGGCCGTATCGTCTTTGCCAATCGCATGTTCGCCGAGATGCACGGATGCGGGTTGACGGACGTTCTCGACAAGAGCTATCTGGATTTCATCGCAGAGGAACACAGAGAAAAGATCCGGAGTGTCTACGAACTGAGCCAGAAGCAGACCCATGTGCCGGCCAGAATAGAGTATCTGCGCTTGTGCAGGGACGGTCAAAGACTGCCGACCGAGATCATGGCCAAGCGGACGATATTCGGACATCAGACCGCCAATATCGGCATCTGCCGCGATATCGGCGAGCGTGTAGAGCTGGAGAAGAAGACGCGGGAGGCGGAAAAACTGAAGGCCCTGGCTCAGCAGGCCGCCTCTCTGGCCCATGAAGTGAGAAACCCGCTTTCGACGGTGCGGATCAATCTCCAGCTGCTGTCCCGGAACGCCGTCAAGCCGGAGCAGATCGGCCTTTTGCAGGCGAGCCTCGATGAAGTCGTTCAGATCGAACGAACCCTGCAGGAGATGATGGACATCAGTTTTCCGGTGAGGCTGTCGCTCCAGCCGGTCAATCTCAGATCGTTGCTCCAGCACTGTCTCAACAGCATGCGGCAACGCCTGCTCAACAACCAGGTGAAGGCATTCCTCCGCTTGAAACGGGGTGCCGAGGGCATCCACGCGGACCCGCATCGGATGGAGCAGGCCCTGGTCAACCTGCTTTTCAACGCCGTCGAGGCGCAGCCTTCCGGAGGCAGGGTGGCGATCTCCGCCCGGCCCGTCACCAGAGGGGCAGACCCGTGGGTGGAGATCCTGATATCGGATCAGGTCCCCGGTGTGCCCAAGGAGGTCCTTCCTTACATCTTCGACCCGATGTTCAGTCAGAAGGCGATGGGAACCGGCCTGGGGCTGCACAACGTCAAAAGGATCGTCGAGGCGCATGGCGGCTCGGTGCGTGTCAAGCTGAACCGGAAATGCGGAATGAGCTTTTACTTGAGTCTACCGGCGAGGTGAAATGGTGATCACACGTGTGCTGATAATCGATGACCAGGATTCGCTCCTGAATTCCCTGAGGATCTTTTTCGAGCTGCGGGGATGGGAGGTAACCACCGCCTCGACGGGGCGGGAAGGCTTGAAAAAGGCGCGCGCCTTGCAGCCCTCTCTGGTGATTCTCGATTTGAGGCTGCCGGACATAGATGGGCAGGAAATCCTGGAACGGCTGCGCCATGAGATGCCTGCAACTCAGGTGATCGTCGTGACCGCCTTCCAGGATATGGACAATACGATACGCTGCATCAAGCTGGGCGCCTTCGACTTCATTCACAAGCCGATCGATATCGACGAACTGGAAACGGCCTTGAACCGTTTCAGCAATGTGAGCAAGGCCCAGGGGGCGGAGCCCCCCGTCGAGGCGCCGCTGCACTCCGTTTCCTGCGAAGATTCCCCGTACATCGTCGGAAAGAGCCAGGCGATGAAAGACGTCTTCAAAAAAATCGCGATGGTCTCCGATGCCAGGGTCACAGTGCTCATCCAGGGGGAAAGCGGGACGGGAAAAGAACTCGTAGCTCGGGCGATTCATTATCAGGGGGCCTATCGGACCCATCCCTTCATGGTGGTCGATTGCTCGACACTCGTAGACACCCTGACTGAAAGCCAGCTCTTTGGATATGAAAAAGGCGCCTTCACCGGAGCCGAAATGATGCGCAAAGGGACGCTCGAGTCGGCCGGAGAGGGAACGATCTTCTTCGACGAGATCGGCGAACTGCCGCTGCGGCTGCAGAGCAAACTCCTTCGGTTTCTCCACGAGAAGGAATACACCCGCCTGGGAGGCACTCAGCCGATGCACTCGGAAGCGCGCATCATCGCTGCAACCAATCGGAATTTGGAACAGATGGCATCGGAGGGGCGAATGCGCACCGACCTTTTTTATCGGCTGCAGGTAGTCACGATCTACATGCCGCCGCTCAGGGACCGCCGCTCCGACATCCCGCTTCTGGCCTCCAGCCTGCTCGAAAAGATAGGACACAAGTTGAGGATACCGATCAAGACCTTGACCAACGGGGCGATGCAGGAACTGGAGGGCTATTCCTGGCCGGGCAATGTCCGGCAGCTTGAAAACACCCTCACCAAAGCAGCGGTTTTGACCAAGTCTTCCGTGCTGGACAAGGAAGACATCATCCATGCAATTGGGGACCTCGACCGGTCCTCTCCCGAAAAGGGAGGGGTGGACAAGACACTGGCGGAGGTCGAAAAGGAGCACATTCTGCGGGTACTCAACGCAAAAGAGGGGCATCTCGGTCAGGCGTGCCGGACGCTTGGAATCAGCCGGCCGACGTTGAGAAGCAAGCTGAAGCAATACGAGGTGAGACAGGCTTGAACGGCCCGAACTGCAGAAAGTCGCCGGAGATCAGTGCTCCGAGCCTCCCGCTTTTTCCGACTTTTTCAAGGCCGCTTCGAACTCTTTGAAAAATTGATCTTTTTCGCGCCAATCGGGGCCGAACTTGCTGTTGAAATAGGCGCCCATTCCCGAGAACAGTTTCGACCAGACGGATTCCTTCCTGCCGAGGACAACCTCTTCCAGGAACTCAGGCAGTTCCCGCATCTTCTCCTTGGGCAGAAACGACACGGCACCCAGCTTGATGGCCTTCTTGAGGGCCTCGGGCGTGAGGGCGTGGGCCGTCAGCATCACCGTCGGGAACCCCATGGCGACCGACGTCCTGAGGAGTTCAAAGCCGTTGACACCCATGATATC harbors:
- the thlA gene encoding Acetyl-CoA acetyltransferase; translated protein: MKDVVIVSACRTAIGAFGGTLRDMNAAHIGAVAMREAIKRADIDPAQIDDVRFGCCLEPADALNVARVCALMAGIPDHVTAVTINRVCISAMESVISGMAMIQAGMADIILAGGVEHMSGVAYTVPSARWGCRLQDQAFVDTMIHALHCGSHLIPGPESGPLKEGMPLELFKGKPYIMGHTAEFIAQMHNISREEMDEVALRSHNNTERATLEGDFREEIVPIEVPQKKKPPIIFDKDEHFRPGLTMEALAKLPPAFIPKIGKITAGNASGINDGASAMIIMSAEKAEELGRQPIARIRATGRGACHPSVMGLSPVPAVRNLLDRNPGIKLADFELIELNEAFAAQYIGCERELGLNREITNVNGSGIGLGHPVGCTGARIMVSLLYAMKKRGKSFGLATLCGGGGVSMACALEML
- a CDS encoding conserved hypothetical protein (Evidence 4 : Unknown function but conserved in other organisms), with product MKPVPGSDEVLLAEATKEDVTVQLIERAAAGCFLRWIGADGALIKESGALCSDAAGLLEARDLFPECLPWGGIAVDSNL
- the dhbE gene encoding 2,3-dihydroxybenzoate-AMP ligase; translated protein: MEGFVPWPPEFAHRYRQEGYWLDKTITEVMEESFERFASNPLLIAAQSGRVYSYQECGRLATRLALHLKALGLKLYDRVILQLPNQPEVLITYLAILKAGGIPIMALPPHQEAEIGFFAKLAEARALVIPAVFRKADKQQMAENIQKEAPSLDMVLLSGGTPRPGYHSLDALFADPIEERITDPSFPRADPDLPAVLQLSGGTTGIPKLIPRTHNDYIYNFLCNARVCGLDEHTVLLLAIPQQHNFALACPGFMGVASAGGCEVLSAVPSPEGALEMIEKYHVTHWIAVPAMIIAVLNHPDRSRYHLESLKIILTGGSKLNPEVALRVRPELGCDVQQVLGMAEGPLFWTRLNDPDEVRFGTQGRPQSPGDDFKIADPSTGEEVDPGEMGELWCRGPHTIRGYYRAPEYNARAFSPDGYYKSGDLVRLHPSGNVVVEGRLKDCINRGGEKISAEEIENHILAHPAVDICACVAMPDPVLGERVCVFIVPKPGQALTLAELNRFLLDERRIAKFKLPERLELVDALPLTNVGKVNKVALRNTITEQIEKEGAQAAR
- a CDS encoding conserved hypothetical protein (Evidence 4 : Unknown function but conserved in other organisms), giving the protein MDARQFFHERHEEIVSSWFDMLHDDPSTRYHTEPPQDLRRLMDYAALAFRRVMLEDDWTDLKEFITHIAKKRFSEGFKVSEVQMAFEYYRQTLIPLLFRSIDPPKLEPMMMKLQECMIFTITHFSEFFQGIHENFLRNHTEILESQIKTRTHELAESRQKYKTLVEDINEGFFVLTDGRIVFANRMFAEMHGCGLTDVLDKSYLDFIAEEHREKIRSVYELSQKQTHVPARIEYLRLCRDGQRLPTEIMAKRTIFGHQTANIGICRDIGERVELEKKTREAEKLKALAQQAASLAHEVRNPLSTVRINLQLLSRNAVKPEQIGLLQASLDEVVQIERTLQEMMDISFPVRLSLQPVNLRSLLQHCLNSMRQRLLNNQVKAFLRLKRGAEGIHADPHRMEQALVNLLFNAVEAQPSGGRVAISARPVTRGADPWVEILISDQVPGVPKEVLPYIFDPMFSQKAMGTGLGLHNVKRIVEAHGGSVRVKLNRKCGMSFYLSLPAR
- the atoC gene encoding Acetoacetate metabolism regulatory protein AtoC — its product is MVITRVLIIDDQDSLLNSLRIFFELRGWEVTTASTGREGLKKARALQPSLVILDLRLPDIDGQEILERLRHEMPATQVIVVTAFQDMDNTIRCIKLGAFDFIHKPIDIDELETALNRFSNVSKAQGAEPPVEAPLHSVSCEDSPYIVGKSQAMKDVFKKIAMVSDARVTVLIQGESGTGKELVARAIHYQGAYRTHPFMVVDCSTLVDTLTESQLFGYEKGAFTGAEMMRKGTLESAGEGTIFFDEIGELPLRLQSKLLRFLHEKEYTRLGGTQPMHSEARIIAATNRNLEQMASEGRMRTDLFYRLQVVTIYMPPLRDRRSDIPLLASSLLEKIGHKLRIPIKTLTNGAMQELEGYSWPGNVRQLENTLTKAAVLTKSSVLDKEDIIHAIGDLDRSSPEKGGVDKTLAEVEKEHILRVLNAKEGHLGQACRTLGISRPTLRSKLKQYEVRQA